One stretch of Mangifera indica cultivar Alphonso chromosome 9, CATAS_Mindica_2.1, whole genome shotgun sequence DNA includes these proteins:
- the LOC123225571 gene encoding non-specific lipid-transfer protein 2-like: protein MKKINAALFAVLSLVVTLSLLKEVYLAEAACSATELSSCAPAFTSSSPPSAVCCSKLKAQKPCFCQYLKDPNLKQYVSSPNAKKVASTCGVTLPKC from the coding sequence ATGAAGAAGATCAACGCAGCTCTTTTTGCAGTGTTGAGTCTGGTGGTCACACTCTCACTACTTAAGGAAGTGTATTTGGCAGAAGCAGCATGCAGCGCGACGGAGTTAAGCTCATGTGCACCAGCTTTCACATCGTCGTCGCCACCTTCGGCCGTTTGCTGCAGCAAGCTCAAGGCGCAGAAGCCGTGCTTCTGTCAGTACTTGAAGGATCCAAATCTGAAGCAATATGTGAGCTCTCCCAATGCTAAGAAAGTTGCCAGTACTTGCGGTGTCACCTTGCCTAAATGTTAA